AACAGGGACAGCAGCATGCAGCTTACGTTCAAATACAGTGGGGATACTGATCACAGGCGTCTCTCCGTTTGTTTACAAGCGCGGCTTCCCGCACCTGCCACTATTCAAGGGCCGGTCCAGGCCCCGGGGTACACGGCAAGCACCTAAAACCTATCGACTTTTGAACAAGATCGCGATGTCCTGGAGCGTCCAGAAAATTGACACTGACACCGCCACCTGACAGGGCGGCGCCCGTAGCAGTACAAAAACAGAGACAAAAAAAGCCCTGCTCGCGCCGGGCTTCAACAACGATCAACTTAGTATCAGGTCACTCAGTTTTGCGTAGGCCACGCATGTTGCCTGCGAGGATCTTTTTGCGTAGACGCACGGACTTAGGCGTTACTTCAATCCACTCATCGTCGTCGATCCACTCGATACAACGCTCTAGGCTCATCTTTTTGATGCCGTAAAGGTTTGTCAAACCATCGGAGCTCGTGGTCCTGATGTTAGTCAGCTTTTTCGGTTTAATCGGATTGACGTTAAGGTCGTTGTCCTTAGCGCATTCACCGATGATCATACCTTCATAAACTTCCACACCCTCACCGATAAAGAGAACACCACGCTCCTGCACCGACGACAATGCATACTCGGTGGTTTTACCAGTACGATCGGCAATCAAACTACCGCACAGACGGTGCGCAATCAGCCCTACGTGTGGTCGGTAGCCCAGAGGTTCGGAGCTAATCAAGCCGCCGCCACGGGTAGCCGTTTTGTACATGGAGTTGGTACCTAAAATGCCACGTGTCGGGATTTCAAAGGTGAGCCTGACGCGTTGCTCTTCGTTACCAGTCACAGTTGCCGCCTCGTAGGCGAGGAGCACGCCTTTGCGCTGCTGATACATTTTGGTCACATCACCTGAGTAGGCCTCAGGTAGATCCAGAGTCAACTTCTCGAAAGGCTCGAGCTTGACGCCGTTTTCCGTACGCATCAACACGTTGGGACGGCCGACCATGAATTCGAAGCCCTCGCGGCGCATCTTCTCGATCAGGACGCCAAATTGCAACTCACCACGTCCAAGTACGTAGAACTGGTCTGGCACCTCTGTATCTTCAAGACGGAGTGCCACGTTGTTGCGCGTCTCGTTCAGCAGACGCTGACGCAACTCACGCGATTGGATAGCCTTGCCTTCTTTGCCCGAGTTAGGCGTGGTGTTGATGGAGAAGATCATGCGCATGGTTGGTTCTTCAACCTTAATGCGCTTAAGCGCCTTACCGTTGAGACCGCTTAGCGTGTCACCAATCTCCAAGTACTCGGATCCAGCGATGAGACCAATGTCACCCGCCTCGAGTTTATCAATCTCGATCTGCTTCATCCCGTCGTAGGACAGGAGCCGCGTGACCTGAAACTTCTTGATAACAGGCTCGCCCTTCTCGTTAACGCCGTGACGCAGCAGCTCCTGTGCTTTACGTACGGTGCCCATAGCCACACGCCCGAGTGCCAGAGTGCCAAGATACTCGGAGTAGGCAATGTTGGAGACGAGGAGCTGCACCTCTGCCGTTGGATCGGTTGCAGGCGCCGGAATTTTGATAATTTCGTCGTAGAGCGCCTTCAGGCTGCGATCGCCGCCACCCTCGAGGTACTGCGGGATGGCATTCTGATCACCGGTACACCAACCCTGACGCGCGCAAGCATAAATAATTGGGAATTCGCACTGCTCTTCCGAGGCACCGAGCTCCACAAATAGGTCGAAAGCCTTATCCACACACTCAGCAACAAGCGTGCTACCAACAGCCTCAGGACGGTCTACCTTATTGATGCAAAGGATAACCTTGAGGTTCTTCTCGATCGCCTTTTGCAATACAAAGCGCGTCTGCGGCAGCGGTCCCTCGACGGCGTCGACGAGCAAAATAGCACCGTCGACCATGTCCATGATCCGCTCAACCTCACCACCGAAGTCGGCGTGACCCGGGGTATCGACTACGTTTACTTTCACATCACCGAGCCAAAAACAGGCATTTTTAGCCGAGATGGTGATCCCCCGCTCCCGCTCTTGCGAGTCCGAGTCCATCATGCGATCGGCAGTATTTTCGTGCGCTTGGAACGTGCCCGCCTGTTTCAGCAGGTGGTCTACCAATGTCGTCTTGCCGTGGTCAACGTGGGCAATGATACAGATATTGCGTAAATGCTCGGACATGAGTTCCTCTATTAACTTGAATGGACGACAAAGTTGGGATCAGTGATCCAGGTCTGAACTATATAACGTGGACTAGACGCCGCCAGAACTTCATGGGGGTGAGTATAGCCGACGGGAAACACCACTGCGCGCCCCTGCCTCGGGCTGACTTTCAGATCCTGCTCCGGAAAATAAGTCTCACCACCAACTGGGACATCATTTAGGTACATCACTACCGTAGCAATTCTAAGCGCATTATGAGGTTCGACTGCAGTTTGTCCGTCGATGTGGAGGATGCAGGTATCACCCACATCATAACGACAGGCCACGTAGCCGTCGTCACTCCACTCATGATAGGTCCCGTGTGCTAGGTGCTCCGGCCTCTCAAAGTAGCGCGCCATCAGTGAGTTCACGACCCGACATACATCGCGCGATATGGGAAGCCAATCCGCCTCCTGCGAAATGTTCAGGTACGATCTCGTGCTGTAGTCTGGCTGTGGGTCTGGTGACACGCGCTTATCCTGGTCAAAGCGCTGTATGATACGCTCACAAAGGTCAGCCGGTACAGCTTGATCGTAAATCTTAACATGCTGAGGCACGGCTGGCTCCGCAATCTCTTCATTAGGGTCTGGCGGCCTCGCTCTTAGCACACTCGGGTTTGCCTCCCCAAGCCTTAAGTGCCGGCGCCTGCGGGGCGCGTTCGTCAGAAAACGCTAACCCCCAGGGAAGACTGAGTCTTTGGGCGGGATCAAGCAGATGCCGCTGGGACGGCATGAATAAAAAACCCGCCTTGGCGGCGGGTAGTTTGGTCAATGCGCTAGGATGAGGGATCATCCAGGTCTGTCGATGCCCTTTTTACCGCTGACACAGTCATCTTTCACTTTCAGCTCTTTCTTATCGTTAATCTCCCAGAGGTCCTTGAATTGGCAGTCTGCGGCGATAATGGAGTTCTTTGTGGCCGTAGCGGTGGCAATGAAATTAGCATCGGCGTTTTGCGTATCCGCGTCGTAGTTGTACCGTGGGTGTCCAGGTAGTTTCTTATCACTTCCCCAGAATCCAATTTCCTGCAAATTCTTGTTGTACTTATCTTGGTCGCCATAGTAGCTAAGCTCGAGCGTATAAATATGCGATAAGTTCGACTTAGCCTCCGACTGCTTAGCCTTAGCCTGGAAACTCTGGAACTTCGGTACCGCCAAAGCCGCAAGCACGCCTATGATCGCGACGACGATCATTAATTCAACCAAGCTGAAGCCTTGCTCTGCTTTTCTTGATTTTGCTCCGGTAAACATATCTGCCCCCTCCTATCGCGCTTAGACGCTAAGGTGCGTCACATAATTGGCGTCGGCAAATTAGGTGGGAAACTTTAGCCCGGCTTGAGGCTTGTTATTTTTATATAATAATTTTAATCATTTAACGGATGACTTCCGCATCCCGCCGCCATCCCCAACCTGAAAGGGTGTGCTCAAAATTGGGAACCTACACCAGGTTTTGGGATCCAAACTTTCGTCATCTATGTGGAAAGCGGGTGCGTAGCGCTCCCGTTTCCACTGATTTCGGGACCACAGGGCGAAAAACTTATTGAGGTAACCCGTCAGCACCTTGGGCTCGATTTGCGGGAAATCAAAGCGGAGCGTCGCCAAGATGTCGTCAGCCCCCAGATGATCACGCACCAAATAGCGCTCAATACGCTCAAGGATAGCGTAGGGCATGAGGTCATCCTCGTCACGTTGCGTGGCGCTGGGCGGCCTGAGCTCTGCCGTGGGTGCCTGCGCGTTGACGGCTGCCAAAGCCGCAATGTGTCCTAGGCCGTCCACGCAGCTGTGCTCGGCCCAGCGCAGCCATTCGCGGAGGAAAAGCTTATCAATCCCCGCGAGCGGTGCGAGGCCACCAGCTGTGTCACCGTCCATAGTCGCATAACCCACAGCCGCTTCACTGCGGTTACTAGTGGTAAGCAAAATGGACTGCCGCACATTCGCTATCAACCACGCCAGAGGGGCACGAGCACGCGCCTGGATATTTTGCAGACTGAGATCATCTGCAGCCCAGGTCAAAGGGCGTTGCAGTAAACCCTCAGCTGCCTTGACGTAAGCTTCCACCATCGGTTGAACGGAGGCGTCATACCATGTTGCTCCGAGTTCCTCGGCAAGTGCTTGCGCGGCGCTGTGAGTCACTGGACCACTGTGCGCTGTACTCTGGTAAATGCAGACCAAGGCAGATGCGATTAGCTCTTTAACACCCGTGCCTTGGTGAGGCTTGGGTAGGTGGAGACGCGCACAGGTTGCCTCAAGACCAAGGGCAGCGACCGAGGCCGCGAGCATCTGGGCCACGAGCACGGCACAGCAAGCAGAGTCACAGCCCCCACTGAGCGACACCACGTAGCCTTTACTCCGCGTCTTGCGCATGTAATCAAAAAGTCCGAGCATCTCGGCAAAAAGAAATTCCTCGTGACGCGTCAACGGCCGGTAGGAGCTAGTCGCACAGCGCGATACTTGCTGCGTCGACTTAGTCACGGCCGGTTGACCACTGCTGCGCCGGACGTCACGCGGGTCTCTGGCGACAACCTCTGCCCTGATTGCGTCATCGCCGCTAGCTGTGCCTGGACCTTTGGCCTCAGGCTCACGCACGGGCTTCCCCGTCAATTTATTCAGACTGGCCAGCTCAGGATTAATGTCACGACAGGTCAGCTCCCCATCGTGGAAACCAAAACGTGCCCCGCGTGTAACAATCTCACCAGCCTCAGCTATGAGGACGCCGCCGTCATAAATAATGCGACCAGCCTCTAGTCCGAGCAGGTTTGTGTAGACGTAACTAACACGTAGCGACCGACTACTGTTGGCTACGAGATGCTCTCGTTTTGCGTACTTGCTCAGAGCAAAATGGGAGGCGCTCGGATTAAGTACGAGTTGCACCGCGTCGGCATGAGCTGCCGATGCCGGCACACTGTCCCAGGCTTCTTCACAAATCTCGACAGCGACGCCGAGGCTACCAAAGCGGTACCGAATATCGCCCAGCGGCACGCGCTTGCCCGCCAGCACCGTATCGACCACTTTGCCAAAGGGCCACGGTCTAAACCAACGCGGCTCGTAATGGACGCCCTCGCGTGGCAGGACGCGCTTAGCATTAAGCCCGAGTATGGCACCGTCTTGTACCATGACGGCGCAGTTATAAAGCGCCCCGTAATATACGTGCGGCAAACCTAGGAGCACGGTGATACCGCGCGTGTGTGGCAGGATTTCGATCAGAGCCGCCTCGGCCGCAGCCGCCGTGGCCAGACTAAAAAAAGTATCTTCGCACCCGTAGCCCGTCAGGCAAAGTTCTGGCAGGCACAGGAGCTCGACCCCACCGGCCTTGGCCGACTCAATCAGGGTGATGATGCGATCTCGGTTACCGTTAAAATCAAGTGGTGTTTGATTTACTGTTGCGCCAGCAACCCGCAGCAGTTCCATGCCCGTCCCTCACTCTTTGGTCGCGCTCAGTCTTCAAGCTAGCATGGTTACTCACTGGAGACTATGCAC
The window above is part of the Deltaproteobacteria bacterium genome. Proteins encoded here:
- a CDS encoding GTP-binding protein: MSEHLRNICIIAHVDHGKTTLVDHLLKQAGTFQAHENTADRMMDSDSQERERGITISAKNACFWLGDVKVNVVDTPGHADFGGEVERIMDMVDGAILLVDAVEGPLPQTRFVLQKAIEKNLKVILCINKVDRPEAVGSTLVAECVDKAFDLFVELGASEEQCEFPIIYACARQGWCTGDQNAIPQYLEGGGDRSLKALYDEIIKIPAPATDPTAEVQLLVSNIAYSEYLGTLALGRVAMGTVRKAQELLRHGVNEKGEPVIKKFQVTRLLSYDGMKQIEIDKLEAGDIGLIAGSEYLEIGDTLSGLNGKALKRIKVEEPTMRMIFSINTTPNSGKEGKAIQSRELRQRLLNETRNNVALRLEDTEVPDQFYVLGRGELQFGVLIEKMRREGFEFMVGRPNVLMRTENGVKLEPFEKLTLDLPEAYSGDVTKMYQQRKGVLLAYEAATVTGNEEQRVRLTFEIPTRGILGTNSMYKTATRGGGLISSEPLGYRPHVGLIAHRLCGSLIADRTGKTTEYALSSVQERGVLFIGEGVEVYEGMIIGECAKDNDLNVNPIKPKKLTNIRTTSSDGLTNLYGIKKMSLERCIEWIDDDEWIEVTPKSVRLRKKILAGNMRGLRKTE
- a CDS encoding type II secretion system protein; this encodes MFTGAKSRKAEQGFSLVELMIVVAIIGVLAALAVPKFQSFQAKAKQSEAKSNLSHIYTLELSYYGDQDKYNKNLQEIGFWGSDKKLPGHPRYNYDADTQNADANFIATATATKNSIIAADCQFKDLWEINDKKELKVKDDCVSGKKGIDRPG
- a CDS encoding NAD+ synthetase, whose product is MELLRVAGATVNQTPLDFNGNRDRIITLIESAKAGGVELLCLPELCLTGYGCEDTFFSLATAAAAEAALIEILPHTRGITVLLGLPHVYYGALYNCAVMVQDGAILGLNAKRVLPREGVHYEPRWFRPWPFGKVVDTVLAGKRVPLGDIRYRFGSLGVAVEICEEAWDSVPASAAHADAVQLVLNPSASHFALSKYAKREHLVANSSRSLRVSYVYTNLLGLEAGRIIYDGGVLIAEAGEIVTRGARFGFHDGELTCRDINPELASLNKLTGKPVREPEAKGPGTASGDDAIRAEVVARDPRDVRRSSGQPAVTKSTQQVSRCATSSYRPLTRHEEFLFAEMLGLFDYMRKTRSKGYVVSLSGGCDSACCAVLVAQMLAASVAALGLEATCARLHLPKPHQGTGVKELIASALVCIYQSTAHSGPVTHSAAQALAEELGATWYDASVQPMVEAYVKAAEGLLQRPLTWAADDLSLQNIQARARAPLAWLIANVRQSILLTTSNRSEAAVGYATMDGDTAGGLAPLAGIDKLFLREWLRWAEHSCVDGLGHIAALAAVNAQAPTAELRPPSATQRDEDDLMPYAILERIERYLVRDHLGADDILATLRFDFPQIEPKVLTGYLNKFFALWSRNQWKRERYAPAFHIDDESLDPKTWCRFPILSTPFQVGDGGGMRKSSVK